The Carassius gibelio isolate Cgi1373 ecotype wild population from Czech Republic chromosome B22, carGib1.2-hapl.c, whole genome shotgun sequence genome window below encodes:
- the LOC127987706 gene encoding protein NLRC3-like: MITYQTSVRKKTSIKSVRSDSHVSSSVSVKSDRSKGEGPSFSEETTSRTKRLQYETLDPDLQSHRNRKNFTDSLLRIFQDLESKIITFLKKELEKFKKILQKEDLQYFVKDFNENRCSMKEAALDLTLYFLREMKQDEAADTLEDELFFIHQLKCSLKKKYQCVFEGIAKQGDSTLLKNIYTDLYITQGCSEQVNTEHEVRQIEVASRRHESQEIQVECKHLFEAPEQDKQIRTVLTKGVAGIGKSVSVQKFVLDWAEGKENQDISFIFPLPFREMNLKEQEKLSLMDLITQFFPETKGLNLTRRNQFKVLFILDGLDECRLPVNFKDNETWSDVSSPASLDVLLTNLIKGNLLPSALIWITSRPAAASKIPPDCIDRLTEIRGFNDAQKEEYFRKRFTDENQAKEIIDHVKQSKSLFIMCHIPVFCWISATVLQNILEEKRNNVVKNNQADDVSKTLQESNNEDTPKTLTQMYTHFLRFQIQQSRRKYDGEHTPDVSWDKDAIFSLGKLAFDQLERNNVIFYDTDLEACGIDVYKASVYSGMCTQIFKEETGITLGTMYCFVHLSIQEFIAALYAHLFLDMKKISIFVHESTEEENKSENMIDLLKTAVDKALESDNGHLDLFLRFLLGLSLQSNQRLLQGLLKQKNRNDQGKKEIVHYIKQKLESNLSPERSINLFYCLNELNDQTLVKDIQTHLSKGSLSSADLSPAQWSALVFVLLTSEEELEVFELQKFKKSDECLIRLSAVIKTCKRAL; encoded by the exons ATGATAACATACCAGacttcagtgagaaaaaaaacatctattaaaaG tgtaagatcagactcacatgtgtccagctctgtgtctgtgaagagtgaccggtCAAAGGGAGAAGGACCCAGCTtcagtgaagaaacaacatcACGAACCAAACG GCTTCAGTATGAAACATTAGATCCAGATTTACAGTCTCACAGGAACCGCAAGAATTTTACAGACAGTCTCCTGCGGATCTTCcag GATcttgagagcaaaataataacatttctaaagaaagaactggaaaagtttaagaaaatattacaaaaagaggacttgcaatactttgtgaaggactttaatgagaacagatgcagtatgaaagaagcagctcttgatctcacgctctacttcctgagagagatgaagcaagatgaagctgctgatactCTAGAAG atgagctgttcttcattcatcagctaaagtgtagcctaaagaagaagtatcaatgtgtgtttgaaggaattgcaaagcaaggagactctacacttctgaagaacatctacacagatctctatatcactcagggttgtagtgaacaggtcaatactgaacatgaggtgagacagattgaagttgcttccagacgtcatgaatcacaggagatacaggttgagtgcaaacatttgtttgaagcacctgaacaagacaagcagatcagaactgtactgacaaaaggagttgctggcatcggaaaatcagtctctgtgcagaagtttgttctggattgggccgaaggaaaagaaaatcaagatatcagcttcatatttcctcttccatttagagagatgaacttaaaggagcaagaaaaactaagtttgatggaccttataactcagtttttcccagagacaaaaggactgaaccttacaagaagaaatcaattcaaagtcttgttcattcttgatggattggatgaatgtcgacttcctgtaaactttaaggataatgagacgtggtctgatgtttcctcaccagcctctctggatgttctcctgacgaacctcatcaagggaaatctgcttccttctgctctcatctggatcaccagcagaccagcagctgccagtaagattcctcctgactgtatcgaccggctgacagagatacgaggattcaatgatgcacaaaaggaggagtacttcagaaaaagattcacggatgagaatcaggccaaagaaatcattgatcatgttaaacaatcaaagagtctctttatcatgtgccacatcccagtcttctgctggatttcagccactgttctccagaacattttagaggagaaaagaaataatgttgtgaaaaacaatcaggctgatgatgtctccaaaacactgcaggagtcaaataatgaagacactcctaagactctgacacaaatgtacacacacttcctcagatttcagatccagcagagcagacgaaagtatgatggagaacatacaccagatgtttcctgggataaagatgccatcttttcactggggaaactggcatttgatcagctggaaagaaacaatgtgatcttctatgacacagatctggaagcctgtggtattgacgtctataaggcatcagtgtactcaggcatgtgtacccagatctttaaggaggaaacagggatcactcttggtaccatgtactgcttcgttcacttgagcattcaagagtttattgcagccctttatgcacatctTTTTCTAGACATGAAGAAGATAAGTATATTTGTTCATGAGTCTACAGAAGaggaaaacaaaagtgaaaacatgattgatttgctcaagactgcagtggacaaggcactagagagtgataatggacacctggatctttttcttcgattcctccttggtttgtcactccagtccaaccagagactcttacagggtctGTTGAAACAGAAAAATAGAAATGACCAGGGAAAAAAGGAAATAGTTCATtacatcaagcagaaattagagtctaatctctctccagagagatccatcaatctgttctactgtctgaatgaactgaacgaccaaactctggtgaaagacattcagacccaccttagcaaaggaagtctctcatctgctgatctttcacctgcccagtggtctgctttggtctttgtgttgttgacatcagaggaggagctggaggtgtttgagcttcagaaattcaagaaatcagacgagtgtctcattagattatcagcagtcatcaaaacctgcaaaagagctctgtaa